In Drosophila bipectinata strain 14024-0381.07 chromosome 2R, DbipHiC1v2, whole genome shotgun sequence, one genomic interval encodes:
- the LOC108123543 gene encoding uncharacterized protein → MSWQFCSIIALLLVGFGNSAPQNIVPQIRTNGFQLEPLNKDYFLRIEQPDGTIRQESVQQNEAGNLHVTGVINQPYEDHGAHLVLTYEAGPNGYVAKYSYGKGPPTPPPSPPLFLSPNALKTATG, encoded by the exons ATGTCTTGGCAGTTCTGCTCG aTTATTGCGTTACTTCTCGTTGGGTTCGGGAACTCCGCACCCCAAAATATTGTTCCTCAAATTCGCACAAATGGCTTCCAATTGGAACCTCTCAACAAGGACTATTTCCTCAG AATCGAGCAACCGGATGGAACTATCCGGCAGGAGTCTGTCCAGCAAAATGAAGCCGGTAACCTGCACGTTACCGGTGTAATAAATCAACCCTACGAGGACCATGGAGCCCACTTGGTGCTGACCTATGAGGCGGGTCCAAATGGATACGTAGCCAAATACAGCTATGGAAAGGGTCCTCCAACACCACCCCCCAGTCCGCCACTTTTCCTTAGCCCCAACGCCCTGAAAACAGCAACTGGATAA